The nucleotide sequence GACATGGCAATCGCGATCCGGGCGCTGGCAGCCGAAGACCGCCAGGAATGGCTGGCTCTGTGGCAAGGCTATCAGCGTTTCTACGAAACCCGCCTCGACGGTGACGTAACGGCGCTCACATGGTCGCGCATCATCGATCCGGACGGACCCATTTCGGGCCTTGCCGCCGAGGAGAGCGGTCGGCTCCTCGGATTTACCCACTATCTCTTCCATCCCAGCAGCTGGACCAAGAGCGATTACTGCTATCTGCAGGACCTGTTCGTCGCGCAGGAGGCGCGGGGACGCAGCATAGCGCGGATGCTGATCGAGGAGGTGGCCGCCAGGGCCGAAGCGGCCGGAGCCGCGCGGCTCTACTGGCTGACCCACGAGTCCAATGAAGGCGCGAGGGCGCTCTACGACAAGATCGCCGTCCGCACGGGTTTCATCCAATATCGCCGCTAGTCGAGATTCAACCCGCTTCCGCGAGCGTCAGACGGCCGGCTGCGTGAACACCCGGCGATTCTCCGTCAGCGTCACCGGCGGCGTCTCGAAAAAGATGAAATCGATCGGCACAGTGTAGCTGAGGCTGATATCGGCATAGGTGAAGCCATTGGCATCGGTGCCATGCACGATCTCCGGATCGCCGATCAGATCGGCGTTGTTCAGGCCGAATTCGGATTGGAGGATCGCTTCAGCGATTTCATCGTCCGCGGGGCGCGGAAAGATGGCGGCGAGGCGCGCGCCTTCGGCGACGGCGTGGCTCAAGCCTGCATTGGCAAAGAACAGGATGCCGAGCTGCGCGATTCCAATGATGGTCAGGAAGAGCAGCGGCGCCGCCAGCGCGAACTCGACAATGCCTGCGCCGCGCTGATCGCGGCGAAGAGAAGCCCGCCGCGTCATTGCACGCGCACCGCTGCGTCGGCCCTCAAGTCCACGGTCTCGCCGACCGGTCCGAGGCTGAAGGTGGGCGAGAAGGACTTCATCGCCTCGATCTGCACATAGCGGGCAATGGATTCGCCCGGATCGCACATGGTTTCGAAAGTCGCCTGGCGGGTCCCGTCGCATTCGACCCACTTGGTCAAAGTGACATTTTCCTCCGGCACCTCGGCTGCCCGGGCGGTTTCCCGGGCGAGATAGCTGTAATCGACCTCGCTGGCATTCTTGGTCGTGACGACGCTGTTGGCGGTGGCGAGTTCGAGCGTTCGGTTGACGGCCTTGTTGAGGCCGAACTGCATGGCGATGCCGTTGCTGAGATCGATGATGCCCACGATCAGCATGACCATGAAGGGCATGAACAGCGCCAGCTCGACGATGCTGGCGCCGCGCTGATCTCCTCGGAGGCTGTGCGGAAGGGTGCGGTGCGCCATCCGACTTATCCCACGAGCCTCACGACACTCGTCCGGAACGCGCTGGCGCCGCTGGCGGGCGGGCAATTATTCTCGATCTCCGCCGTTCCCTTGAAGGTCAGGATACGGCCGACCAGCTGCAGGCATTGCGCATTGAGCGCGAAATTGCCGAGCATCTCGAGATTGGTGGTCGGCATGTAGATCGCGCCGGTAAAATCGAAGCCGGCGCCTCCGTTGAACTTGACGTCGATCACGTCGGCGCGACGGTCCCGATACAAGACCACGCCCTTGTAATCCCCGCTGGTGGGAGCGGTGAGGTCGATCTCGGCGCCGCCGTTGATCTGGATATCGCCCGCGTCGCCATTGGGACCGGTCATCACGATCGTGACATTTTCTCCCGTGATCCGCGCCTGCGCGTTGATCGTAAGGTCGCCGCCGTTGATGTAGTAGACGCCGGGCTCAAGCGTCACCGGACCCTTGATGTCCATCGAGGCGTAACAGCCAGGGCCCATGATCGCGCCTACTTGTTTGTTACAGCCGGTCTGCGGCGGTGGGTCGGGAATATGCGCGAGCGGATCCGCCTGAGGAACGGTGTGGGGCTTCAGGACCGTATCGCCGACGAAGTTCTGGCTTTCACCGTCAATGTCGCCGACGGCGGCGATGGGTGACGCCTCGATTTGCGACGAGCCTCCCGCGGTCACGGACGAATCGGACCTTGCGTTGGTGATCATTCCGCAGCCAAGCTTCACATTGGCATTGCCGTTGGCGACGATCCCGGCCGACGTGCCCTGGTAGAGCGACACCACGCAATATTCGCCTTCATCGACGAGCGCGGCGGTCGCCTTGGCATTGAAATGGCTCGCGGAGTTGGTGAAGATACTGATGAACGGAAGCGTGCGCTGCGCCGTCAGCGACACCTGCACCGCGCGATCGAAGCAGGGCGTTATGCCCCGGGTATCGCAGTCATCGTTGGACAGGGTCTTGGCGCCATAGCTGCCGGTCGCGACGGCGACGCCGGACAAGCCGGGATGGTCGTTCTTTTCAAGATCGCGATCGACCGGCTCGTCGAGCTCGTCGATCCCCTGCCCCACCGCATAGGCGCCGGCGATGGCACCCGAGTCCGCCGCGCGCTGCAGCTGCCGCTTCCACAGGCTGAGCTGGATCGTGTCCACGGCCAGGGCGGCCGAGCCGATCAGCAGCGGCATCGAAGCCGCCCCGACGATCAGGACGTTGCCGCGTTCGCTCCTGCGGAGCCGATACAGCCACTTCAGAAGGCGCATGGAAGAATCCTCTCGACTAAACGCGGACGTCCCGTCGCAGCCTGAGGAGATTAGGCCGGAGCGATTTATCGGATGTAATCGAGACTGGTTAATGGGGCGTTTCCCTCGCGGTGCTGAAAAACCGCGGGTGTTCGCGCTTGTGCGGGCGAACCGGCTGT is from Sphingosinicella humi and encodes:
- a CDS encoding pilus assembly protein TadG-related protein; translation: MRLLKWLYRLRRSERGNVLIVGAASMPLLIGSAALAVDTIQLSLWKRQLQRAADSGAIAGAYAVGQGIDELDEPVDRDLEKNDHPGLSGVAVATGSYGAKTLSNDDCDTRGITPCFDRAVQVSLTAQRTLPFISIFTNSASHFNAKATAALVDEGEYCVVSLYQGTSAGIVANGNANVKLGCGMITNARSDSSVTAGGSSQIEASPIAAVGDIDGESQNFVGDTVLKPHTVPQADPLAHIPDPPPQTGCNKQVGAIMGPGCYASMDIKGPVTLEPGVYYINGGDLTINAQARITGENVTIVMTGPNGDAGDIQINGGAEIDLTAPTSGDYKGVVLYRDRRADVIDVKFNGGAGFDFTGAIYMPTTNLEMLGNFALNAQCLQLVGRILTFKGTAEIENNCPPASGASAFRTSVVRLVG
- a CDS encoding GNAT family N-acetyltransferase; this encodes MAIAIRALAAEDRQEWLALWQGYQRFYETRLDGDVTALTWSRIIDPDGPISGLAAEESGRLLGFTHYLFHPSSWTKSDYCYLQDLFVAQEARGRSIARMLIEEVAARAEAAGAARLYWLTHESNEGARALYDKIAVRTGFIQYRR
- a CDS encoding TadE/TadG family type IV pilus assembly protein — its product is MAHRTLPHSLRGDQRGASIVELALFMPFMVMLIVGIIDLSNGIAMQFGLNKAVNRTLELATANSVVTTKNASEVDYSYLARETARAAEVPEENVTLTKWVECDGTRQATFETMCDPGESIARYVQIEAMKSFSPTFSLGPVGETVDLRADAAVRVQ
- a CDS encoding TadE/TadG family type IV pilus assembly protein, encoding MTRRASLRRDQRGAGIVEFALAAPLLFLTIIGIAQLGILFFANAGLSHAVAEGARLAAIFPRPADDEIAEAILQSEFGLNNADLIGDPEIVHGTDANGFTYADISLSYTVPIDFIFFETPPVTLTENRRVFTQPAV